A region of the Pantoea alfalfae genome:
GCGAGCGCTTCTCTTCAGGCGGCCCCGTGCCGCCTTTTTCCTCATCTTTCAGACGCGATCCAGAGTCTTTAGCTGCCACGCTCCCAACCGCTGAAAATAGATAAGATATTGATAATTATCAATTTTGCTTTGTTGATCCAATACTGACATAATTACAGTGTTTTTGCCGTTCTTAGTGAGGGTATGTGGCAGACGATTTTGCAGTGGATGGCGCGCTGGCGCTGGCGATCGCAGGCTTTAAGCCGCGTGAAGCACAGCGTGAGATGGCGCAGGCGGTATCTGAAGCCGTAAAACAGCAGGGTGAACTGGTGGTCGAGGCCGGTACCGGTACCGGAAAAACTTATGCCTACCTGGCTCCCGCTCTGCGGGCCGGTAAAAAAGTGATTGTCTCCACCGGATCCAAAGCGCTGCAGGATCAGCTCTATGGCCGTGATCTGCCTACGATGATCAAGGCGCTGGATTTCAAAGGTAAAACGGCCTTGCTGAAAGGACGCTCTAACTACCTTTGCCTGGAACGCATGGAACAGCAATCGATGGCGGGCGGCGATCTCACCGCGCAGGGGCTGACCGATCTGGTGACGCTACGCAACTGGTCATCGCAGACGGAAGATGGCGACATCAGCAGCTGTGCGGGCGTGACCGAAGACAGCCCGGTCTGGCCGCTGGTCACCAGCACCAACGATAACTGCCTCGGCACTGACTGCCCGCGCTATAAAGAGTGCTTTGTGGTCAGGGCGCGTAAACGCGCAATGGACGCCGATGTGGTGGTCGTGAACCACCATCTTTTTCTTGCCGATCTGGTGGTGAAAGAGGGCGGCTTTGGCGAACTTATTCCCGAAGCGGATGTGATGATCTTCGACGAAGCCCATCAGCTGCCCGATATCGCCAGTCAGTATTTTGGTCAGCAGCTCTCCAGCCGCCAGTTACTCGATCTCGCCAAAGATATTATTACCGCCTACCGCACCGAGGTGCGTGATGCTCAGCAGCTGCAGAAATCCGCTGACCGCCTGGCGCAGTGCGCGCAGGATTTTCGCCTGTCATTAGGCGATCCCGGCTATCGCGGTAACCTGCGTGAACTGCTGAGCGATAACAACATCCTGCGGATGTTTACGCTGCTGGATGATGCGCTTGAGCTCTGTTACGACGTTATCAAACTCTCACTGGGCCGTTCAGCCCTGCTGGATGCCGCCTTCGAGCGAGCCGCGCTCTACCGTACCCGGTTAAAACGGTTACGGGCGATTAACGAGCCGGGCTACAGCTACTGGTATGAATGCACTTCCCGCCACTTTATCCTGGCGCTCACGCCGCTCTCGGTAGCGGAACGCTTCCGTGAGGTGATGGATAACCGCAAGGCCGCATGGATTTTCACCTCGGCCACCCTGGCGGTAGATGAGAAAATGGCCCACTTTGCCGAACGGCTGGGTGTCAATGCGGCAAAGAGCCTGATCCTGAACAGTCCGTTTGACTTTGCGAAGCAGGCTTTGCTCTGTGTACCACGCAATCTCCCGGAACCTAACCGTCCCGGTGGCGCGCGCCAGCTGGCCGCAATGATGAAACCGTTGATCGATGCGAATAAAGGCCGCTGTTTCTTCCTCTGTACTTCGCATCTGATGATGCGAGAGCTGGCCGCAGAGTTTCGCGCCTCGATGACACTGCCGGTGCTGGTGCAGGGTGAAACCAGCAAAGGTCAGTTACTGAAGCAGTTTATCGAGAAGGGTAATGCTCTGCTGGTGGCGACCAGCAGCTTCTGGGAAGGCGTGGATGTGCGGGGTGATGCGCTGTCCCTGGTGATCATCGACAAACTACCGTTCACCTCACCGGAAGATCCGCT
Encoded here:
- a CDS encoding ATP-dependent DNA helicase, with the translated sequence MADDFAVDGALALAIAGFKPREAQREMAQAVSEAVKQQGELVVEAGTGTGKTYAYLAPALRAGKKVIVSTGSKALQDQLYGRDLPTMIKALDFKGKTALLKGRSNYLCLERMEQQSMAGGDLTAQGLTDLVTLRNWSSQTEDGDISSCAGVTEDSPVWPLVTSTNDNCLGTDCPRYKECFVVRARKRAMDADVVVVNHHLFLADLVVKEGGFGELIPEADVMIFDEAHQLPDIASQYFGQQLSSRQLLDLAKDIITAYRTEVRDAQQLQKSADRLAQCAQDFRLSLGDPGYRGNLRELLSDNNILRMFTLLDDALELCYDVIKLSLGRSALLDAAFERAALYRTRLKRLRAINEPGYSYWYECTSRHFILALTPLSVAERFREVMDNRKAAWIFTSATLAVDEKMAHFAERLGVNAAKSLILNSPFDFAKQALLCVPRNLPEPNRPGGARQLAAMMKPLIDANKGRCFFLCTSHLMMRELAAEFRASMTLPVLVQGETSKGQLLKQFIEKGNALLVATSSFWEGVDVRGDALSLVIIDKLPFTSPEDPLLKARMEDCRIRGGDPFADVQLPDAVITLKQGVGRLIRDTDDRGVLVICDQRLVSRPYGALFLNSLPPTPRTRDIAQAIAFIRQQPEPDA